CACTTTGTATCATGGCGTAACTTTGGGTGGTACAACATGGAATAAAGGCAAACGCCACCCGACTTTAGAAGACGGTGTTGTTGTCGGTGCAGGTGCAAAAATTTTAGGTCCCTTCACTGTCGGTAAAAATGCTAAAGTGGGTTCCAATGCCGTTGTAACAAAAGCCATTCCTGAAGGTGCAACGGCTGTCGGCAGTGCTGCCCGTTTAATTTTCAAAGATAAAGAAAATCACAACGAGCAAGAAAAACAACGTCGTGATTATGCAGAAAGTATTGGTTTTCAACCCTATGCAGCAACACAAGATCAATCTGATCCAATGCTTGATGGTATGCGTGTTTTACTTGAACGTATTCAACAAAATGAAATGCGAATGAATAATTTATGTCATCGTTTATCATTGCTTGACCCGACGTTTAATCAACAACAAGCCAAAGAAACGCCTTTTAGTGAAGAAGAACTAAAAATTATTGAAGATGTACGCCGTGAGTGTGAAGCACAAAGTAAATAGCGTCAAAGTGCCTAGTTGATCTAGGCACTCCCCTCTTCATGTTATTGAATCTACAAAAAAATAACAATAATTGCGTTAAACACGTTTGCTTTCTGTATAAATTTTAAAACTTTAAGCTTTAAGCGTTGCATGTTTAAATAAGTTTTCTTAGACTGCTACATATACTTAATTTTTGACTTATACAACAAATCTTTGGAAGATAAATATGACGATTAAGCCTCTAGCAGTCGCTCTTTTTTCAGCTTCATTACTTGCAGCTTGCTCAACGACTACGATAAACAAAACTCAAAATCAAGTCGTCAATAATGAACCAATCGTCTACACTGAACCTGAAATTTCGCCACCATTTTACGCACTTAATCCATTTAATTATAACCAACCTCCTGTTTTTGAAATTGAATTACAAAAAGCTGCTGCAGCACCTGTACAAAAAATGGAAGTGCCTGACCCAAATAATCTAAATGCTAAAATTATTTTAGATACCAATAAATTGATCGTGCCTACAGTCAACAGTACGCAACGCGCAATGAAATATGCGGTAATTGCAGGTCAAGATGAAATAGACATCACCAATATTGATGATTTTTTACAAATGGTAGAAGGTAAAGCACGCCACTATCCACCACAATTTACTGACCGTCAAGAACGCCGTGGTTTTGAAAGCAAACTTAAAGAAGTATCAACCCAATTAGACACTCTTGCTGCAAATCCGAATGCCTCGTTCGATATTCTTATTCGTGCATTTAAAGCCAGTGTTATGGGACGTAACTTAGATTTAGGTTCATCTTATACCACCAAGTCTTTAGACTATGCACAACGCATTTTAAAAATTAACAAAGATGACCAAGAAGCCAACTTATGGTTCGGTTTCTCATTGTCTGAAGGTGGCGGTCAAAAAGAAGCGATGCCATATTTAAACAATGCAATGAAATCTGAGGTACAAGAAGCTTATTTATCTGCCACCAACAATTATTTATGGATGGATCAGAAAAAAAATGCCATTCAAACCTTAAAAAATTATAAAACAAAATATCCAGAAGAAGCTGATGTGGTTGACCGTTTAGTACAAGAAGTCGAAAAAGAAGGTCGTTACAACGTATGGCAAATTTTGAAAAATCCTGCCCAATCTAAATAATTACGCAGTATTTCTCACTATTTCATCATATAAAAGTAGGTTGATCCGAGTCAGCCTATTTTTTTGCAAAAAAAATTGAATTTTCTATGCAATATCGTATGATTTCGCTAAATGTAATGTGTATCGAGGATACTTATGCAGCACAGTAAAAAAAATATACTGCTAGTCCTTACTGCGATGGCGCCTTTACTGCTAAGTGGCTGTCAAGTTGTTAGTGTGAAAAGCCAAAAAGTCAATGTCACCATTGCCAATGAACGTGACAGTATCCTGACACGCAATAAAATGAGTGAAGCGAGCCTCAATGTACTGTCAATGACAGGTAGTGAGGCGAAAAAATGCACAGACCAACCTGATCAGTGTGTACAAGACTTGGAAAAAATTCCACAGATTCAAGATGAGCAATTATTATCAACTGCAAGTGAAATTTATCTTGCCAAAGCAATCGCTTTAAATGATTCTTCAAGTTGTAAGGTCAGCACCCTGTCTAAACATCAATCAGAAGAAAAACAAAAAATCAATAAAACCAACTATAACAATTGTTTAGACCAACAATTAGACATGCTCGACAAAAGTATTCGTTATAGTTATGCCTATTTATTTGAAACTAAACGTCAACCACAAGATCGTATTTTTGACAACAGACAAGTTCAAATTCGAGACTTTTATAACCAAGCTTTAGCAAAAATGATTACCACCTATGGTCTACGTAGCGAAGGTAAATCCGTTCCTAAAGAAATTAAAATTGGCAAAAGTATTTATAGCATTGACTATAGTCATTATCCGCAGCTCAATACCGAAAAGATTCAAAACCTTCTTTCGAGTTATAACTTAAACTTTTCAGGTTTACGCTCTCTGAACCGTAGAGATGGTTTCGGTGCTGAGTTTGTTGCAGTTTTAGATGATTCTGAACGTGCTGAGGAAAATAAATACATCGTCGATCCATTACATCACCATTATCAAAATGGCATTAATCCCAATATTCATGATCCTCGTTATTTATCGGTTAGTATTACCGCACAGCCAAAATCAGGCAACAGCGTAAACGATATTTTACATAATCCTAATTTTAGTTTAAAAATTTATGATCCTTATTTAATTGAAAATATTAAAGTCGCAGATAAAGACTATCCACTCGCTGCAAACTTCTCTGCACCTTATGGTCTATGGTTAGCAGAAAATAATCTGGGTGCTGCAGCATATTTAACTTTGATTGACCGTGATCAACGTTTGACCATGCCCCATTTATACATGTTAGAACCCTTCAATCCAAAGAAAAAAGTGATTGTATTGGTACATGGTTTAGCCAGCAGTCCTGAGGCTTGGATTCGTTTAACCAACGATATTATGGGAGATCAGGTTCTACGTGAGCATTATCAAGTTTGGCAAGTTTTTTATTCAACCAATATGCCAATTTTAGAAAGTCGCTACCAAATTAATGCCATTATTAATCAAACTTTTGACTATATTGGTCAAGATACATCAGCGGCGAAGGATGCTGTCTTGATTGGTCATAGTATGGGCGGCATCATCGCACGTTTATTGGTCAGTGATGCCGATTTAACTCAACCTGCGTTAAAAATGTTGAATAATCGTAAATTTGATCGTTTTAAAGATGATGATGTTTTCAAGGCACGTCTAATCATTAAACCTGTACCTAACTTTGATCGTGCAATTTTTCTCTCTGCACCACATCGAGGTACAGCTTTTGCAGATCGTTGGTTTACATTGGCAGCACGAAAAATTATTAAGCTCCCAGGTGCTTTTTTAGGTGCTTTAGCCGACTCTGTGACAGATCAAAATCTAAATATGAAAAATTTTGTGAATGAAGTTGGCGATGGATTGATTCAAAATGGTCCTAGTGATTTAAGTCATAATTCCAAATTTACCAAACTCACTAAAAATGTCATGCCTAAACAAGGTATGATTTTTCATTCCATTATGGGCAATAACTCCGATACCACAGATGAAAAGCTCATGACAGATGGTATTGTCCCTTATCAGAGTGCACATTTAGATGGCGCTGCATCTGAAAAAATTATTAAAGGTGGACATTCGATCCAAGAAACACCTGAAGCAGTATTAGAACTGAGACGTATTTTACGTCAACACCTTGTACAGCTCGGCTTGTATAAACCTGAATAAAGCACATAATAGCCCACAACATGTGGGCTATTAATTTATATACAACTCATTTTCATTTATAAAAGAAACCCTTATAACTGTTTATTTGCATTTTACATTTGTGAAACACGTGTAAAACTGCAAAAACTACTCATCCACATCCATTAACAAAGTCATATTTTCAGCTTCAAACACTTCTTTTACACAATCCAAAATCTTTGGAATATAAGCACTTTGGTCCATATTTCGGATTGACATGGAAATCGGACTATAAGCTTCTAAGTCTAAGATTGGAATATAAACCAAATTTCGCATCCCGATTTCACTCGCACTTTGCGGAATTAAACAAATACCTTCACCCGATGAAACTAAACCTAAAGCAAGATGAATTTCACGTACTTCCTGCATATTTTTAGGCACTAAGGCAAGCTCAGTAAAAATCGACTGAATTAAAGTTGAAAAGTTTGGTTTTTGTGATGCAGGATAAGAAAAAATCAGCTCATTGCTAATCTCAGATAAATACACACCTCTATCAATATGTTGTGCAAGAAAATGGTTTTTATGTACTGCAACCCATAATTTTTCTCTACGCATCAAAATACGTTTTACCGCAGGATCACTGATTCTTAAACGTCCAAATCCAATATCAATTTTCCCAAGTTTAAGTGCCTCAATCTGATCTTTGGTACCGCATTCGATCAATTCCACTTCTGTATCAGGATTTTTTTGTCGAAATAAATAAATAATTTGTGGCAATAACGCATATAACAATGAACTCACATAGCCAATCCGCACCACTTTATTGACCGAACTAATGCGTTTTGCCATTGAGGTGGCTTGTGCTGTATGCGTAAGAATCTGTACAGCATGTTGGTAAAAAAACTGTCCTGCTTCGGTGGTTTTCACAGGGCGTGAACCACGTTCAAATAACAAGATACCAAGTTCTTCTTCTAATTTTTGAATTTGGCGACTTAGGGGCGGTTGAGCAATACACAGCTTTTCTGCTGCTTTGGTAATACTTTGTTCTTCAACAACCGTCACAAAATAACGTAAATGACGTAACTCCATTGTATCAAACTCCCTTTATATACCTTTTAAGTATTTAAAAATACCAATTTAGCTCTAGTTTAAGATATTACATTAATTTAGGGTATATAAACAGTTAAACACTTAAGAAATATTTGCAATGTATACATCTATAGAAACATTGCTTGTTGAGATCCCAACCATCCGTCCACACAAGATGGCGGTTGCAACAATGCAAACACAAACCCTAGTATTGGTAAAAGTCAGCACAGATGATGGCTTTGTGGGTTGGGGAGAGGCAACCACAATTGGCGGTTTAGGCTATGGCGAAGAAAGCCCTGAAAGTGTAAAAACCAATATTGAAACTTATTTTGCTCCATTATTAAAAACTTTAGCAGGTTTAAATGTCGCACAAACCATGCAAATCATTAACCGTAATATTAACGGCAATCGTTTTGCAAAATGTGCCATTCAAACTGCGTTATTGGATATTCAAGCACAACGTTTAGGTTTGCCTTTAAGTGAAGTGTTGGGTGGTCGTTTACGTGACAGCATTTCAGTATTGTGGGTATTAGCATCTGGTAATACAGAAAAAGATATCGCTGAAGCGCAAAAAATGGTTGAAAGCAAGCGTCATAATGTTTTCAAACTCAAAATTGGTTCTCGCCCTGTCGAACAAGATGTAGAACATGTTTTAGCCATCAAAAAAGCCTTAGGCAATGACGTTTCAATTCGTGTTGATGTCAACCGTGCTTGGTCTGAACTCAGTGCGATTAAAGGCATTCAGCTCCTACAAGACGGTGGCATAGACTTAATTGAACAACCTTGTGCCATTAATAACATTGATGCAATGGAACGCTTAACTCGTAAGTTTGATATCGCCATTATGGCAGATGAATCTTTAATGGGTCCACAAAGTGCTTATGAACTTGCTAAACGCAATGCAGCTTCTGTTTTTGCAGTCAAAGTCGCCCAATCTGGTGGCTTAATTGAAGGTTGCGAAGTTGCCAAAATTGCAAATCTTGCTGGCATTGACCTGTATGGTGGCACCATGCTTGAAGGTCCTGTGGGCACGATTGCGTCTGCACACGTATTTTCAACATTCAGTAATTTAGCATATGGAACTGAGCTATTTGGTCCATTACTACTGACTGAACAAATTTTAAAAACACCACTTCAATATGAAAATTTTGAGCTCAAAATCCCAACAGGTTTGGGCTTAGGTATTGAATTAGATGAAGACAAAATCGACAACCTACGTCGTCAATAATTGAAGGAGTCGTCATGCTTTTCCAAGTAAAAATGGATGTAAATATCCCTTTAGATATGCCATCTGAAAAAGCCAATGAAATTAAAGCCGTTGAAAAAGCATATTCTCAAGATTTGCAACGACAAGGGAAATGGCGTCATATTTGGCGTATTACAGGTCAATACTCAAATATCAGTATTTTTGATGTTGAGAGTAATGAAGAATTACACAACATTTTACAAGGTTTGCCATTGTATCCATACATGGATATCGAAGTTGTTGCATTAAACCGTCATCCTTCATCAATTCGTGAAGATGACACCTGATTTTTAATATCATTTTATAGTAATAAAACAAGGATTGTTGGGGCAAGGACGTAAGCCAAAACCATTTAGCAAGCACAGCCCCACAGCAACCTTTTCATACTTAAGGAGAATCCGTATGAACCGTCAAGAGATCGATCAATTAGTAAAAAAAATGAACGTAGACACAGCAACAGGTCCTGTTGATGCTCGTGTTCAACAAATTGTTGTACGTTTAGTTTCTGATCTTTTTCAAGCTATTGAAGACCTCGATATTTCACAAACTGAATTGTGGA
The DNA window shown above is from Acinetobacter piscicola and carries:
- a CDS encoding ABUW_2363 family tetratricopeptide repeat lipoprotein — its product is MTIKPLAVALFSASLLAACSTTTINKTQNQVVNNEPIVYTEPEISPPFYALNPFNYNQPPVFEIELQKAAAAPVQKMEVPDPNNLNAKIILDTNKLIVPTVNSTQRAMKYAVIAGQDEIDITNIDDFLQMVEGKARHYPPQFTDRQERRGFESKLKEVSTQLDTLAANPNASFDILIRAFKASVMGRNLDLGSSYTTKSLDYAQRILKINKDDQEANLWFGFSLSEGGGQKEAMPYLNNAMKSEVQEAYLSATNNYLWMDQKKNAIQTLKNYKTKYPEEADVVDRLVQEVEKEGRYNVWQILKNPAQSK
- a CDS encoding alpha/beta fold hydrolase, which encodes MQHSKKNILLVLTAMAPLLLSGCQVVSVKSQKVNVTIANERDSILTRNKMSEASLNVLSMTGSEAKKCTDQPDQCVQDLEKIPQIQDEQLLSTASEIYLAKAIALNDSSSCKVSTLSKHQSEEKQKINKTNYNNCLDQQLDMLDKSIRYSYAYLFETKRQPQDRIFDNRQVQIRDFYNQALAKMITTYGLRSEGKSVPKEIKIGKSIYSIDYSHYPQLNTEKIQNLLSSYNLNFSGLRSLNRRDGFGAEFVAVLDDSERAEENKYIVDPLHHHYQNGINPNIHDPRYLSVSITAQPKSGNSVNDILHNPNFSLKIYDPYLIENIKVADKDYPLAANFSAPYGLWLAENNLGAAAYLTLIDRDQRLTMPHLYMLEPFNPKKKVIVLVHGLASSPEAWIRLTNDIMGDQVLREHYQVWQVFYSTNMPILESRYQINAIINQTFDYIGQDTSAAKDAVLIGHSMGGIIARLLVSDADLTQPALKMLNNRKFDRFKDDDVFKARLIIKPVPNFDRAIFLSAPHRGTAFADRWFTLAARKIIKLPGAFLGALADSVTDQNLNMKNFVNEVGDGLIQNGPSDLSHNSKFTKLTKNVMPKQGMIFHSIMGNNSDTTDEKLMTDGIVPYQSAHLDGAASEKIIKGGHSIQETPEAVLELRRILRQHLVQLGLYKPE
- the cysE gene encoding serine O-acetyltransferase, whose protein sequence is MLKQLKEDIQAVFARDPAARNTFEVLTTYPGIHALIMHRVAHELWKKECKTSARILSSFSRFATGIEIHPGAKIGKRFFIDHGMGVVIGETAEIGDDVTLYHGVTLGGTTWNKGKRHPTLEDGVVVGAGAKILGPFTVGKNAKVGSNAVVTKAIPEGATAVGSAARLIFKDKENHNEQEKQRRDYAESIGFQPYAATQDQSDPMLDGMRVLLERIQQNEMRMNNLCHRLSLLDPTFNQQQAKETPFSEEELKIIEDVRRECEAQSK
- the catC gene encoding muconolactone Delta-isomerase; translation: MLFQVKMDVNIPLDMPSEKANEIKAVEKAYSQDLQRQGKWRHIWRITGQYSNISIFDVESNEELHNILQGLPLYPYMDIEVVALNRHPSSIREDDT
- a CDS encoding muconate/chloromuconate family cycloisomerase — encoded protein: MYTSIETLLVEIPTIRPHKMAVATMQTQTLVLVKVSTDDGFVGWGEATTIGGLGYGEESPESVKTNIETYFAPLLKTLAGLNVAQTMQIINRNINGNRFAKCAIQTALLDIQAQRLGLPLSEVLGGRLRDSISVLWVLASGNTEKDIAEAQKMVESKRHNVFKLKIGSRPVEQDVEHVLAIKKALGNDVSIRVDVNRAWSELSAIKGIQLLQDGGIDLIEQPCAINNIDAMERLTRKFDIAIMADESLMGPQSAYELAKRNAASVFAVKVAQSGGLIEGCEVAKIANLAGIDLYGGTMLEGPVGTIASAHVFSTFSNLAYGTELFGPLLLTEQILKTPLQYENFELKIPTGLGLGIELDEDKIDNLRRQ
- the catM gene encoding cis,cis-muconate-binding transcription regulator CatM, translating into MELRHLRYFVTVVEEQSITKAAEKLCIAQPPLSRQIQKLEEELGILLFERGSRPVKTTEAGQFFYQHAVQILTHTAQATSMAKRISSVNKVVRIGYVSSLLYALLPQIIYLFRQKNPDTEVELIECGTKDQIEALKLGKIDIGFGRLRISDPAVKRILMRREKLWVAVHKNHFLAQHIDRGVYLSEISNELIFSYPASQKPNFSTLIQSIFTELALVPKNMQEVREIHLALGLVSSGEGICLIPQSASEIGMRNLVYIPILDLEAYSPISMSIRNMDQSAYIPKILDCVKEVFEAENMTLLMDVDE